A genomic window from Promicromonospora sukumoe includes:
- the dapC gene encoding succinyldiaminopimelate transaminase has protein sequence MGLHDLSDLPFAWDSIDGITATAKAHPGGLIDLSMGTPVDPTPEVVRRALEAASNAPGYPTTAGTPALRRSVVDWFARRRGVPGLDPAAVVPTVGSKELVGLLPSLLHLGPGDVVVHPAVAYPTYLAGIRAAGATPLATDDVADWAGRDDVKMVWVNSPGNPTGRVLGVDALRAVVEAARAIGAVVVSDECYAELVWDSPYDAATGTGGVPSILDPRVCGGSHEGLLAAYSLSKQSSIAGYRAAFLAGDGALVAALTQTRKHLGLIVPAPVQAAMTAALADDAHVVAQRDVYGARRRVLAAAVVEAGFVIDGSEAGLYLWVAAPDGRPGLAVAEWFAARGILTAPGHLYGDGTHTRVALTSTDALIADAVTRITQP, from the coding sequence ATGGGTCTGCACGACTTATCTGACCTCCCTTTTGCCTGGGACTCGATCGACGGCATCACCGCCACGGCGAAGGCTCACCCGGGCGGGCTGATCGATCTCTCCATGGGCACGCCCGTGGACCCGACGCCCGAGGTCGTGCGGCGGGCGCTCGAGGCCGCGTCGAACGCGCCGGGCTACCCGACGACGGCGGGCACGCCCGCGCTGCGCCGGTCCGTGGTGGACTGGTTCGCCCGGCGCCGCGGTGTGCCGGGCCTCGACCCCGCAGCCGTGGTCCCGACCGTCGGCTCCAAGGAGCTCGTGGGGCTCCTGCCCTCCCTGCTGCACCTGGGCCCTGGCGACGTGGTGGTGCACCCCGCCGTCGCCTACCCCACCTACCTGGCGGGCATCCGCGCCGCCGGCGCCACGCCGCTGGCGACGGACGACGTCGCCGACTGGGCCGGCCGGGACGACGTCAAGATGGTCTGGGTCAACTCGCCCGGCAACCCGACGGGGCGGGTGCTCGGCGTCGACGCGCTGCGCGCCGTGGTCGAGGCCGCGCGCGCGATCGGCGCCGTCGTCGTCTCCGACGAGTGCTACGCCGAGCTGGTGTGGGATTCCCCCTACGACGCCGCGACGGGCACCGGCGGGGTGCCCTCGATCCTGGACCCGCGCGTGTGCGGCGGGTCGCACGAGGGCCTGCTCGCCGCGTATTCCCTGTCCAAGCAGTCCAGCATCGCGGGCTACCGGGCGGCGTTCCTCGCGGGCGACGGCGCCCTGGTCGCGGCCCTCACGCAGACCCGCAAGCACCTGGGCCTCATCGTGCCCGCGCCGGTGCAGGCCGCGATGACGGCGGCCCTGGCGGACGACGCGCACGTGGTCGCCCAGCGCGACGTCTACGGCGCCCGGCGCCGGGTGCTGGCCGCCGCGGTCGTCGAGGCGGGGTTCGTGATCGACGGGTCGGAGGCCGGCCTGTACCTCTGGGTGGCGGCGCCGGACGGCCGTCCCGGGCTGGCGGTCGCCGAGTGGTTCGCGGCCCGCGGCATCCTCACTGCGCCGGGGCATCTGTACGGCGACGGCACGCACACGCGGGTGGCGCTGACCTCGACTGACGCGCTGATTGCCGATGCTGTGACACGCATCACGCAGCCTTGA
- the fdxA gene encoding ferredoxin, whose translation MTYVIAQPCVDVKDRACIEECPVDCIYEGSRSLYIHPDECVDCGACEPVCPVEAIYYEDDVPDEWKDYYRANVEFFDDLGSPGGAAKMGVIQKDDPMIAALPPQA comes from the coding sequence GTGACCTACGTGATCGCTCAGCCGTGCGTCGACGTCAAGGACCGGGCGTGCATCGAGGAGTGTCCCGTGGACTGCATCTACGAGGGCAGTCGCTCCCTGTACATCCACCCGGACGAGTGCGTCGACTGCGGCGCCTGCGAGCCGGTGTGCCCGGTCGAGGCCATCTACTACGAGGACGACGTCCCCGACGAGTGGAAGGACTACTACCGCGCGAACGTGGAGTTCTTCGACGACCTGGGCTCGCCCGGCGGCGCCGCGAAGATGGGCGTCATCCAGAAGGACGACCCGATGATCGCGGCCCTTCCGCCCCAGGCCTGA
- a CDS encoding DUF6725 family protein translates to MTFATPPASGGWRDLRPGTRVVVRRRLAPAGPLVSDGGAAHRWTDLTGHVVEVSDAGLRLRTDPLPGRGEPQEVDVAAADIEAAKPIPPRPVRRSGPPR, encoded by the coding sequence GTGACATTCGCTACACCTCCCGCCTCCGGCGGGTGGCGGGACCTGCGGCCGGGCACCCGCGTGGTGGTCCGGCGCCGGCTCGCGCCGGCCGGCCCGCTCGTGTCCGACGGCGGCGCGGCGCACCGCTGGACGGACCTGACCGGCCACGTCGTCGAGGTGTCCGACGCCGGCCTGCGGCTGCGGACGGACCCCCTCCCGGGCCGGGGCGAGCCGCAGGAGGTCGACGTGGCGGCCGCCGACATCGAGGCCGCCAAGCCGATCCCCCCACGACCCGTCAGGCGTTCTGGTCCACCCAGATGA
- a CDS encoding ferredoxin, translated as MKINVDRDACCGAGQCVLLAPDVFDQDEEGIVVLLDERPAPEQDFAVQEAVSMCPTGVIWVDQNA; from the coding sequence ATGAAGATCAACGTGGACCGCGACGCCTGCTGCGGCGCCGGCCAGTGCGTCCTGCTCGCACCCGACGTGTTCGACCAGGACGAGGAGGGCATCGTCGTGCTGCTCGACGAGCGTCCGGCTCCCGAGCAGGACTTCGCGGTGCAGGAGGCCGTGAGCATGTGCCCGACCGGCGTCATCTGGGTGGACCAGAACGCCTGA
- a CDS encoding cytochrome P450 → MSDLLEYPIPSDRAIEPPPEWAELRQQCPVARVRLASGGEATLLTRYDDVRAMLTDGRFGRVIPAGGTGVGSQDDGGTFSNDPTGVMADEEQHQAWRRLVNATFTAKRVQAMAPGITAKAEQLVDDMLATGTSADLVPSVAFPLPVWAICELLGVPEDERERFPYWSDTALSTTRYTQEEISAARQEFGAYMAGLVEAKRTDPGEDLISELIALVDQNDPRLTAQTVNGTSMALLVAGHETTASHIAKMMALFLGDRARWEQLVADPSLVRTAVEESLRFDPNAGFGMVRWVDEDVEVAGETVPAGTTVVCSLAAANRDEGAFEGADEMDLGRRPNPHLSFGAGSYSCLGQSLARTELQIVLATLVRKVPTLELAVPLESVPRKEGLLVAGFDELPVKWGE, encoded by the coding sequence ATGTCTGACCTGCTCGAATACCCCATCCCGTCGGACCGCGCCATCGAGCCGCCGCCGGAGTGGGCCGAGCTGCGGCAGCAGTGCCCCGTGGCCAGGGTGCGCCTCGCCAGCGGCGGCGAGGCCACCCTGCTGACCCGGTACGACGACGTGCGCGCCATGCTCACCGACGGACGGTTCGGGCGCGTCATCCCGGCCGGGGGCACCGGCGTCGGCTCGCAGGACGACGGCGGCACGTTCAGCAACGACCCGACCGGCGTGATGGCGGACGAGGAGCAGCACCAGGCGTGGCGGCGCCTGGTGAACGCGACGTTCACGGCCAAGCGGGTGCAGGCGATGGCCCCGGGCATCACGGCCAAGGCCGAGCAGCTCGTCGACGACATGCTCGCCACCGGAACCAGCGCGGACCTGGTCCCGTCGGTCGCGTTCCCGCTGCCGGTGTGGGCGATCTGCGAGCTGCTGGGCGTGCCGGAGGACGAGCGGGAGCGGTTCCCGTACTGGTCGGACACGGCGCTGAGCACCACCCGGTACACGCAGGAGGAGATCTCGGCGGCGCGCCAGGAGTTCGGCGCGTACATGGCCGGGCTGGTCGAGGCCAAGCGGACCGACCCGGGCGAGGACCTGATCTCCGAGCTCATCGCGCTCGTGGACCAGAACGACCCGCGGCTGACGGCGCAGACGGTGAACGGCACCAGCATGGCGCTGCTCGTGGCCGGCCACGAGACCACCGCGAGCCACATCGCCAAGATGATGGCGCTGTTCCTGGGCGACCGCGCCCGGTGGGAGCAGCTCGTCGCCGACCCGTCGCTGGTACGCACCGCCGTCGAGGAGTCGCTGCGGTTCGACCCGAACGCGGGCTTCGGCATGGTGCGCTGGGTGGACGAGGACGTCGAGGTCGCGGGAGAGACCGTCCCCGCCGGCACGACCGTGGTGTGCAGCCTCGCCGCGGCGAACCGGGACGAGGGCGCGTTCGAGGGCGCGGACGAGATGGACCTGGGCCGCCGGCCCAACCCGCACCTGTCCTTCGGCGCGGGCTCCTACTCGTGTCTCGGCCAGTCGCTGGCGCGCACCGAGCTGCAGATCGTGCTCGCCACCCTGGTGCGCAAGGTGCCGACGCTGGAGCTCGCCGTACCGCTCGAGTCGGTGCCCCGCAAGGAGGGGCTCCTCGTGGCCGGATTCGACGAACTGCCCGTCAAGTGGGGAGAGTGA
- the glgP gene encoding alpha-glucan family phosphorylase, with the protein MRAIRRFTVRTVLPEQLAALDELAQNLRWSWHAPTRELFESIDPDLWSDVRGDPVALLAALGADRLAALAADEAFTGRVRAASDDLHHYLRDPQWYQNQATGGGGLPQAIAYFSPEFGITSVLPQYSGGLGILAGDHLKSASDMGVPIVGVGLLYGAGYFRQSLTRDAWQVETYPLLDPDGLPLAVLREEDGTPAVVSLALPGGRTLHAHIWVAAVGRVPLLLLDSNVPENDDAARKVTDRLYGGGGEHRLQQELLLGVGGVRALRAWSRLTGAPEPEVYHTNEGHAGFLGVERIRELVGSGLSVGEAHEAVRAATVFTTHTPVPAGIDRFPKELVSAYFGGDNTMAGVPVETVLALGAEDYDGGDPTVFNMAVMGLRLGGRANGVSLLHGQVSREMFEGLWPGFDSREVPITSVTNGVHSPTWVAPRLAAVEAERLGLDELTAQEASAGWLDPGKVSDAELWALRGEMRGELVAEARRRVRKSWRERGASPAELGWVDDVLSPDVLTIGFARRVPTYKRLTLMLRDTERLKALLLHPERPVQLIVAGKSHPADDSGKRLIQQLVRFADDPEVRHRIVFLPNYDIGMAQSLYPGCDVWLNNPLRPLEASGTSGMKSALNGGLNLSIEDGWWAEWYDGENGWGIPTADGVEDADRRDDLEAAALYDLVESQVAPAFYGRSADGVPGRWLEMVRHTLATLGPKVQATRMVSEYVHGLYAPAAQAGRQLAADGYAAAKDLAGWKGHVRGSWPQVRVDHVESAGIGEAVRVGDRLTVRAYVSLGPLSPDDVDVQVVHGRVTEADVIDEFTAEPLALVESYEAGRHAFAGDVGLDTSGPFGYTVRIVPRHGHLASVAELGLVANA; encoded by the coding sequence GTGAGAGCGATCCGCAGATTCACCGTCCGCACGGTCCTCCCCGAGCAGCTCGCGGCGCTCGACGAGCTGGCCCAGAACCTTCGCTGGTCCTGGCACGCGCCGACGAGAGAGCTGTTCGAGAGCATCGACCCCGACCTCTGGTCCGACGTCCGGGGCGACCCCGTCGCCCTGCTCGCGGCCCTCGGAGCCGACCGCCTCGCGGCGCTCGCGGCCGACGAGGCGTTCACGGGCCGGGTGCGAGCGGCGTCCGACGACCTGCACCACTACCTGCGTGACCCGCAGTGGTACCAGAACCAGGCGACCGGGGGTGGTGGCCTGCCGCAGGCGATCGCCTACTTCTCGCCCGAGTTCGGCATCACGTCGGTGCTGCCCCAGTACTCGGGTGGCCTCGGCATCCTCGCGGGCGACCACCTCAAGAGCGCGTCCGACATGGGCGTGCCGATCGTCGGCGTGGGCCTGCTGTACGGCGCCGGGTACTTCCGGCAGTCGCTCACCCGCGACGCCTGGCAGGTCGAGACCTACCCGCTGCTCGACCCGGACGGCCTGCCGCTCGCGGTCCTGCGCGAGGAGGACGGCACGCCCGCCGTCGTCTCGCTGGCCCTGCCCGGCGGGCGCACGCTGCACGCGCACATCTGGGTCGCGGCCGTCGGCAGGGTGCCGTTGCTGCTGCTCGACTCGAACGTGCCCGAGAACGACGACGCGGCGCGCAAGGTGACCGACCGCCTCTACGGCGGCGGCGGCGAGCACCGCCTCCAGCAGGAGCTGCTGCTCGGCGTGGGCGGCGTGCGCGCGCTGCGCGCCTGGTCGCGGCTGACCGGGGCGCCGGAGCCCGAGGTCTACCACACCAACGAGGGGCACGCCGGGTTCCTCGGCGTCGAGCGCATCCGCGAGCTCGTCGGCTCCGGGCTCAGCGTGGGCGAGGCCCACGAGGCCGTGCGCGCGGCCACGGTCTTCACCACGCACACGCCCGTGCCGGCGGGCATCGACCGGTTCCCGAAGGAGCTGGTCAGCGCCTACTTCGGCGGCGACAACACGATGGCCGGCGTGCCGGTCGAGACCGTGCTCGCCCTCGGCGCGGAGGACTACGACGGCGGCGACCCCACCGTGTTCAACATGGCTGTGATGGGCCTGCGGCTCGGCGGCCGGGCGAACGGCGTCTCGCTGCTGCACGGCCAGGTGTCCCGCGAGATGTTCGAGGGCCTGTGGCCCGGGTTCGACTCGCGCGAGGTGCCGATCACGTCCGTCACCAACGGCGTGCACTCGCCCACCTGGGTCGCGCCGCGGCTGGCCGCGGTGGAGGCGGAGCGCCTGGGCCTGGACGAGCTCACGGCGCAGGAGGCGTCGGCCGGCTGGCTCGACCCGGGCAAGGTGTCCGACGCCGAGCTGTGGGCCCTGCGCGGCGAGATGCGCGGCGAGCTCGTGGCCGAGGCCAGGCGCCGGGTCCGCAAGTCCTGGCGCGAGCGCGGCGCGTCCCCGGCCGAGCTCGGCTGGGTCGACGACGTGCTGTCGCCCGACGTGCTGACGATCGGCTTCGCGCGGCGCGTGCCCACCTACAAGCGGCTCACGCTCATGCTGCGCGACACGGAGCGGCTCAAGGCGCTCCTGCTGCACCCCGAGCGGCCCGTGCAGCTCATCGTGGCGGGCAAGTCGCACCCGGCCGACGACTCCGGCAAGCGGCTCATCCAGCAGCTCGTCCGGTTCGCCGACGACCCCGAGGTGCGGCACCGCATCGTCTTCCTGCCGAACTACGACATCGGCATGGCGCAGTCGCTGTACCCGGGCTGCGACGTCTGGCTGAACAACCCGCTGCGGCCGCTGGAGGCGTCCGGCACCTCCGGCATGAAGTCGGCGCTCAACGGCGGCCTGAACCTCTCCATCGAGGACGGCTGGTGGGCCGAGTGGTACGACGGCGAGAACGGCTGGGGCATCCCCACGGCCGACGGCGTCGAGGACGCCGACCGTCGCGACGACCTGGAGGCCGCCGCGCTCTACGACCTGGTGGAGTCGCAGGTGGCGCCCGCGTTCTACGGCCGGTCCGCCGACGGCGTGCCGGGCCGCTGGCTGGAGATGGTGCGGCACACGCTCGCCACCCTCGGCCCGAAGGTCCAGGCCACGCGCATGGTCTCCGAGTACGTGCACGGGCTGTACGCCCCGGCGGCCCAGGCGGGGCGGCAGCTCGCCGCCGACGGGTACGCCGCGGCCAAGGACCTGGCGGGCTGGAAGGGCCACGTGCGCGGCTCGTGGCCGCAGGTCCGCGTGGACCACGTCGAGTCGGCGGGCATCGGCGAGGCCGTGCGGGTCGGCGACCGGCTCACGGTGCGCGCCTACGTCTCGCTCGGGCCGCTGTCGCCCGACGACGTGGACGTGCAGGTGGTGCACGGCCGGGTCACCGAGGCCGACGTCATCGACGAGTTCACCGCCGAGCCGCTCGCGCTGGTGGAGTCGTACGAGGCGGGCCGGCACGCGTTCGCCGGCGACGTGGGCCTCGACACCTCGGGCCCGTTCGGCTACACCGTGCGGATCGTGCCGCGGCACGGGCACCTGGCGAGCGTCGCGGAGCTGGGTCTGGTCGCGAACGCCTAA